A stretch of the candidate division WOR-3 bacterium genome encodes the following:
- a CDS encoding helix-turn-helix domain-containing protein, giving the protein MNEKEIMRVKQIAKYLQMNEHATHKLAHSSQILSLKITGQWRFKRDIIDKWISEEVLKRVTQGRR; this is encoded by the coding sequence ATGAATGAAAAAGAGATAATGAGGGTTAAACAGATCGCTAAATATTTACAGATGAATGAACACGCCACCCATAAACTTGCCCACTCTAGTCAAATCCTTTCCCTCAAGATTACTGGTCAGTGGCGGTTCAAAAGAGATATAATAGATAAGTGGATAAGTGAGGAAGTATTAAAAAGGGTAACACAAGGGAGGAGATAA